TGAAGCTATGATTGAAATCGATTTCAAAATAAAGAAGTACCTAAGGGCGGTAAAGAAGAGAGGATACGAAAAGATTAAGTATCCTTATGAGCCGGTGGATACGACTTTGATCGTTTACAAGACCGGGCAACTCAACAAACCTCCAAAACCAGTCTTTGAAAAGCCTGGAATGCGTTTCGGTAACTTCATCAGTGAAAACATGGTTTATCCACAAGCTGCATTAAGCCAGGAGATTATGGGAACTGTAGCGTTATTTTTTGTTGTCGAACCATCAGGCAGGGTATCCAATATTAAAGTTGATAAAAGTGTGGGCGGAGGATGTAATGAGGAAGCCATCAGGCTGTTGAAACTCATGAAGTGGGAGCCGGGTATCTCAGAAGACAAGGCAGTTCGAACCGAAATGATATTACATCTCACTTTCAACCTTGCTGATTACGAAAATCTTCGTTACATACCTGCCAGCAATAATAACCAGTTCTAAAACCAGGATGAGAAAAATCGGTTTACTTTCCGACACGCACAGCAGTTTACCGAAACAGGCGTTTGATTTTTTCACTCAATGTGATGAAATATGGCACGCTGGTGATATCGGTTCTGTAAGATTAGCCGACGAAATCAATGCGTTCAGACCTTTAAGGGCTGTTTATGGAAACATTGACGGCCTGGAAATCAGGATGATTTACCCTGAAGTCGCCATTTTTACAATCGAAAAAGTTAAAGTGGTAATGATGCATATCGGAGGCTATCCCGGAAGGTGGGAGAGAAAGGCAAAAGAGGTGATCCTCAGCGAAAAACCTCACCTGTTTATAACGGGTCATTCTCACATTTTAAAAGTGATTTTCGATCCTGCTTACCAGCTTTTACATGTCAATCCGGGTGCAGCCGGAAATTCAGGCCTTCATCAGAAAATAACTTTA
This DNA window, taken from Bacteroidales bacterium, encodes the following:
- a CDS encoding energy transducer TonB — translated: MSKINHWMITFVFSLVFNGFASAQYFELKPAQNFGGKQQLNDYIAEEMVYPEKAMKDKTEGTVMITCIVTKDGDTKDIRVSNPASPELDAEALRIFSHLLWEPSVYRGMNLDSEAMIEIDFKIKKYLRAVKKRGYEKIKYPYEPVDTTLIVYKTGQLNKPPKPVFEKPGMRFGNFISENMVYPQAALSQEIMGTVALFFVVEPSGRVSNIKVDKSVGGGCNEEAIRLLKLMKWEPGISEDKAVRTEMILHLTFNLADYENLRYIPASNNNQF
- a CDS encoding metallophosphoesterase family protein, whose amino-acid sequence is MRKIGLLSDTHSSLPKQAFDFFTQCDEIWHAGDIGSVRLADEINAFRPLRAVYGNIDGLEIRMIYPEVAIFTIEKVKVVMMHIGGYPGRWERKAKEVILSEKPHLFITGHSHILKVIFDPAYQLLHVNPGAAGNSGLHQKITLVRFEINQDKIGNLEIFEKDR